One Triticum dicoccoides isolate Atlit2015 ecotype Zavitan chromosome 5B, WEW_v2.0, whole genome shotgun sequence genomic window carries:
- the LOC119308788 gene encoding transcription initiation factor TFIID subunit 15-like isoform X2: MAGYMSRGPPNGSIYVCNLPPGTDETMLAEYFGTIGLLKKDKRTGHPKIWIYRDKVTNEPKGDATVTYEDPHAASAAVEWFNNKDFHGSIIQVHIAESKNKDTVDNFTNVSIDAEIVGQDELDNGSGRGRGRGDGPAKAWQQDGDWMCPNTSCGNVNFAFRGVCNRCGASRPAGVSGSGGGGGRGRGRGSDDARGSRAAAAVGGPPGLFGPNDWPCTMCGNVNWAKRTKCNVCNTSRPGHNEGGVRGGRGGGFKELDEEELEEVRRRRKEAEEDDGEMYDEFGNLKKKFRAKSHQTESAPTLPGSGRAGWEVEHRSTEREGRERSRDRGRDDYDERESRNRDRGSHGRERRRSRSRSRDREKERGRDRGRDRGNERSWERGTERERDRYR, translated from the exons ATGGCTGGATATATGTCACGAGGACCCCCAAATGGCTCTATTTATGTATGCAATCTGCCTCCTGGAACTGATGAGACCATGTTGGCTGAATATTTTGGCACCATAGGGTTGCTAAAG AAGGACAAAAGGACTGGCCACCCAAAGATTTGGATATACAGGGACAAAGTTACAAATGAACCGAAGGGTGATGCAACAGTCACCTACGAAGATCCCCATGCTGCTTCAGCTGCTGTGGAATGGTTCAATAATAAGGATTTCCATGGAAGCATCATCCAGGTTCACATAGCTGAGTCAAAAAACAAAGATACGGTTGATAACTTCACCAATGTGAGCATTGATGCTGAGATTGTTGGACAAGATGAATTGGATAACGGGTCAGGCAGGGGTAGAGGACGCGGTGATGGTCCAGCAAAAGCTTGGCAGCAAGATGGAGATTGGATGTGTCCAAATACAAG CTGTGGCAATGTAAATTTTGCCTTCCGTGGTGTTTGTAATCGTTGTGGAGCCTCTCGCCCTGCTGGTGTTAGTGgatcaggtggtggtggtggtaggggTAGAGGCCGTGGTAGTGATGATGCAAGAGGcagtcgtgctgctgctgctgttggtggtCCTCCTGGGCTGTTTGGTCCTAATGATTGGCCATGTACGAT GTGTGGCAATGTAAACTGGGCAAAGCGGACCAAATGTAATGTCTGTAACACCTCTAGGCCAGGTCACAATGAAGGTGGTGTGAG AGGTGGCCGGGGTGGCGGCTTTAAAGAACTTGATGAAGAAGAACTGGAAGAAGTACGGAGGCGCCGGAAAGAAGCTGAGGAG GATGATGGAGAAATGTATGATGAATTTGGTAACCTCAAAAAGAAGTTCCGTGCTAAATCGCATCAAACTGAGAGTGCACCAACTCTTCCTGGGTCTGGACGTGCTGGATGGGAAGTCGAGCACC GTTCCACTGAGAGAGAAGGCCGAGAGAGGAGCAGAGATCGGGGCAGGGACGACTACGATGAAAGGGAAAGCAGGAACAGAGACAGAGGTTCCCATGGAAGAGAGCGGCGCCGTAGCCGAAGCAGGAGCAGAGACcgcgagaaggaaagggggagggacaGGGGCAGAGACCGTGGCAACGAGAGAAGCTGGGAGCGCGGCACCGAGCGTGAACGTGATCGCTACAGATGA
- the LOC119308788 gene encoding transcription initiation factor TFIID subunit 15-like isoform X1 has protein sequence MAGYMSRGPPNGSIYVCNLPPGTDETMLAEYFGTIGLLKKDKRTGHPKIWIYRDKVTNEPKGDATVTYEDPHAASAAVEWFNNKDFHGSIIQVHIAESKNKDTVDNFTNVSIDAEIVGQDELDNGSGRGRGRGDGPAKAWQQDGDWMCPNTSCGNVNFAFRGVCNRCGASRPAGVSGSGGGGGRGRGRGSDDARGSRAAAAVGGPPGLFGPNDWPCTMCGNVNWAKRTKCNVCNTSRPGHNEGGVRGGRGGGFKELDEEELEEVRRRRKEAEEDDGEMYDEFGNLKKKFRAKSHQTESAPTLPGSGRAGWEVEHRGSTEREGRERSRDRGRDDYDERESRNRDRGSHGRERRRSRSRSRDREKERGRDRGRDRGNERSWERGTERERDRYR, from the exons ATGGCTGGATATATGTCACGAGGACCCCCAAATGGCTCTATTTATGTATGCAATCTGCCTCCTGGAACTGATGAGACCATGTTGGCTGAATATTTTGGCACCATAGGGTTGCTAAAG AAGGACAAAAGGACTGGCCACCCAAAGATTTGGATATACAGGGACAAAGTTACAAATGAACCGAAGGGTGATGCAACAGTCACCTACGAAGATCCCCATGCTGCTTCAGCTGCTGTGGAATGGTTCAATAATAAGGATTTCCATGGAAGCATCATCCAGGTTCACATAGCTGAGTCAAAAAACAAAGATACGGTTGATAACTTCACCAATGTGAGCATTGATGCTGAGATTGTTGGACAAGATGAATTGGATAACGGGTCAGGCAGGGGTAGAGGACGCGGTGATGGTCCAGCAAAAGCTTGGCAGCAAGATGGAGATTGGATGTGTCCAAATACAAG CTGTGGCAATGTAAATTTTGCCTTCCGTGGTGTTTGTAATCGTTGTGGAGCCTCTCGCCCTGCTGGTGTTAGTGgatcaggtggtggtggtggtaggggTAGAGGCCGTGGTAGTGATGATGCAAGAGGcagtcgtgctgctgctgctgttggtggtCCTCCTGGGCTGTTTGGTCCTAATGATTGGCCATGTACGAT GTGTGGCAATGTAAACTGGGCAAAGCGGACCAAATGTAATGTCTGTAACACCTCTAGGCCAGGTCACAATGAAGGTGGTGTGAG AGGTGGCCGGGGTGGCGGCTTTAAAGAACTTGATGAAGAAGAACTGGAAGAAGTACGGAGGCGCCGGAAAGAAGCTGAGGAG GATGATGGAGAAATGTATGATGAATTTGGTAACCTCAAAAAGAAGTTCCGTGCTAAATCGCATCAAACTGAGAGTGCACCAACTCTTCCTGGGTCTGGACGTGCTGGATGGGAAGTCGAGCACCGTG GTTCCACTGAGAGAGAAGGCCGAGAGAGGAGCAGAGATCGGGGCAGGGACGACTACGATGAAAGGGAAAGCAGGAACAGAGACAGAGGTTCCCATGGAAGAGAGCGGCGCCGTAGCCGAAGCAGGAGCAGAGACcgcgagaaggaaagggggagggacaGGGGCAGAGACCGTGGCAACGAGAGAAGCTGGGAGCGCGGCACCGAGCGTGAACGTGATCGCTACAGATGA